One Cheilinus undulatus linkage group 22, ASM1832078v1, whole genome shotgun sequence DNA window includes the following coding sequences:
- the mad2l1 gene encoding mitotic spindle assembly checkpoint protein MAD2A, translated as MTSTLKGITLKGSAEIVAEFFSFGINSILYQRGIYPPETFTRVTHYDMSLQLTTDPKLKNYLTNVVSQLKEWLFECTVQKLVLVITCLETNEVLERWQFDIECDKSAKESSAPREKSIKTIQDEIRSVIRQITATVTFLPLLETPCAFDLLVYTDKDLEVPEKWEESGPQIIDQSEEVRLRSFTTSIHKVNSMVAYKKTD; from the exons atgacGAGCACATTGAAAGGAATTACTCTGAAAGGAAGCGCCGAGATCGTTGCTGAGTTCTTCt CATTCGGCATCAACAGCATCCTGTACCAGAGGGGCATCTATCCTCCAGAGACATTCACCAGAGTTACACATTATGATATGAGCCTTCAACTGACCACAGACCCCAAACTGAAGAACTACCTGACCAACGTGGTGTCTCAACTCAAAG AGTGGCTGTTCGAGTGCACCGTGCAGAAGCTGGTTTTGGTGATCACATGTCTGGAGACCAACGAGGTGCTGGAGAGATGGCAGTTTGACATCGAGTGTGATAAGTCGGCCAAGGAGAGCAG TGCTCCCAGAGAGAAGTCCATAAAGACGATTCAGGATGAGATCCGCTCCGTTATCAGACAGATCACCGCCACTGTCACCTTCCTGCCGCTGCTCGAGACGCCAT GTGCGTTCGACCTTCTCGTCTACACCGACAAAGACCTGGAGGTCCCTGAGAAGTGGGAGGAGTCCGGTCCTCAGATCATCGACCAATCAGAGGAGGTTCGTCTTCGCTCCTTCACCACCTCCATCCACAAGGTGAACAGCATGGTGGCGTACAAGAAGACTGACTGA